DNA sequence from the Moorena sp. SIOASIH genome:
ATCAAATTGCCCTCAAGGGTCATCCAGCGTAACCATAATCGGGGGATATCGCGAAAACTCCCATGGCACAACCTTAAACTTAATTCCAACTCCGGCATCAGTAACCGTCCCTGATTTAGCACTGCGGGTTTGTAGTGATCACCAACCAGATGAAACCTTTGTAACTCATTGGTGTAGCGATGCAGCGCGGTCTTGGGGAGGCAGCGCGGTCTTGGGGGTTCCCCCCATGAGCGACTGCCGTGGTTTCCCCCATGAGCGACTGCATCAAGAAGCGACTAAAAATTACATAGTAAGGTACTCGCAGAATCTGCTCATAAACCTGCCACTTAGTCGGAGGTTTTCCCGGTGCGCTCACCGTTTGACCATGATCTTCATCTTCGGTGCCAGGAGATAATAACTCCACCACTACAAAGCGATGCAGCGCGGTCTTGGGGGTTTCCCCCATGAGCGACTGCATCAAGAATGGACTGACTTGTTCTTGCCATATGACATAACTCAAACGTAGGTCTTGGCCTTGATAAAGCCGAGGCACACCTACTACACCAAACCAATCCGGTCGCTTATACCAACCGGGATGGTTGAGATCATAGTAAAGATTGAGGTCACAAGCACTAAAGACTAACTCTGGGTTGGAGTTGGCAGGGGCAAAGGTTAAAAATAGTAGTAGGGGTTGAAAAAAGCGATGCAGCGCGGTCTTGGGGGTTTCCCCCATGAGCGACTGCATCAAGAAATGAAATTCGTCAGGCAAACCAGGTTCGTTGGGATTTTCGCTGGGTAAGTCATACATTGTCGGCAAGGTTTGCCGAGGTGAAATTAGTGGCTGTGATGGATACGGAAGGGAAGTCATAGGTATTGTCGATTGTGAATAACTCGATTTATCATTGTGTATCTTGGTTCCAATAAGAACCTCCTGGTAATTGAGTTAAATAGTCATTAATAAATAAAGGTAAATCCTTTTTTGAATGGAGGTATGTCAAAGCCAGCAAATCTTGAGTTGTTTGCCTCAGCTGAGCTCTATCTACTAGTTTTGAAAGTTGAGCTGGAGTATAGGCACCATTGAGAACCTCCACACTCGCCGTGGAAATTGCTGCCTCCAGTTCATTGTCAATCAATGACTGCCATTGATCAGCATTGATAGTATAAGTTTTTTGGTTATCTTTGAGATTCAGTTTTTGGATTTCCCGAATGAAATCACGAATTGAAGCTGCCCAAGAATTTGTCAAACGCTCCTCTACTTGGTTTTTAATCAAGTTAATCAATGCCTTGTTTAAATAGGATTCAATCTGATGCACAGTTGCGCGTTTAGTCATCTGTTCCAACTCATCTACAATTGCTAAGGCATCTGCGTAGCGTCCCTCTAGGATACTTATTCTGAGATCGATTAATTCCTGAGTCATACCCCAGTCCTCACAGATTTATCGTTCTCTTTAGCCTATCGAAGAAACTGCACAAGTCATCTGCCACGCATATTAACTAAATAAAGTCAATAGCACGGTGCTAGGAAAATAGCTTTCAGGGCAAAAAATGGGTAACGGATGTAACCGATGGCACTATCGGGAAGATAGGGAAAGTGTGGGAAGTGTGGGAGGTGTGGGAGGTGTGGGGAGATGGGGAGATGGGGAGATGGGGGGAGATGGGGAGATGGGGAGAATTTTCGAGGAATAGTCGGGATTTTCGGCAAATTTATCGAACCATCAGTTTTGTCACTTAGCGATGCATCGCTTCTTCGTTGTTTTCCTTTTCCTGTGCTGAGGTTAAGTCCCATGTTTTACCCAAATGTAAAAAACCTACCCCTGTGAGGCAGGGAGCAGGGACTTCGGAGCTGGGATTAGGGAGTAGGGATTAGGGAGTAGGGATTAGGGAGTAGGTAAC
Encoded proteins:
- a CDS encoding Uma2 family endonuclease, whose translation is MTSLPYPSQPLISPRQTLPTMYDLPSENPNEPGLPDEFHFLMQSLMGETPKTALHRFFQPLLLFLTFAPANSNPELVFSACDLNLYYDLNHPGWYKRPDWFGVVGVPRLYQGQDLRLSYVIWQEQVSPFLMQSLMGETPKTALHRFVVVELLSPGTEDEDHGQTVSAPGKPPTKWQVYEQILRVPYYVIFSRFLMQSLMGETTAVAHGGNPQDRAASPRPRCIATPMSYKGFIWLVITTNPQC
- a CDS encoding DUF29 family protein, translated to MTQELIDLRISILEGRYADALAIVDELEQMTKRATVHQIESYLNKALINLIKNQVEERLTNSWAASIRDFIREIQKLNLKDNQKTYTINADQWQSLIDNELEAAISTASVEVLNGAYTPAQLSKLVDRAQLRQTTQDLLALTYLHSKKDLPLFINDYLTQLPGGSYWNQDTQ